A region from the Triticum urartu cultivar G1812 chromosome 1, Tu2.1, whole genome shotgun sequence genome encodes:
- the LOC125532796 gene encoding uncharacterized protein LOC125532796, giving the protein MIKIGGYLPSDDMDAAPVWVLNRAKEYFKNDMIFIPINMDDVHCYLCVINARKLCVQVLDSLGPSMNRKDLTDTLEGPENLFKYASEHMELKSNKWTDLSVTTWKREEYIKSSLETDGPWLLDFQFNALMARLDATFFSTQGNYWHHAHFYTRYAYFLITMLYNAYIHWRCITHPESVAAKETAELHMSAIEMEDEVTNKCMWVDPEPQEPSASLDFISSLPHKMLLVIISLLPSKFGVRTTVLSR; this is encoded by the exons ATGATAAAGATCGGTGGCTATCTACCCTCAGATGACATGGATGCTGCACCAGTATGGGTATTAAAtagagccaaagaatattttaAAAATGATATG ATATTCATTCCAATAAACATGGACGACGTTCACTGCTACCTATGTGTTATAAATGCCAGAAAACTATGTGTTCAAGTGCTCGACTCGCTAGGCCCATCAATGAATCGCAAGGACCTCACTGATACG CTAGAAGGACCGGAGAATTTATTCAAATATGCATCCGAGCACATGGAATTAAAATCCAATAAGTGGACTGATCTAAGTGTTACAACATGGAAAAGAGAAGAATATATTAAGAGCAGTCTTGAGACGGATGG CCCCTGGTTATTGGATTTTCAATTTAATGCACTCATGGCACGATTGGACGCTACATTTTTCAGTACCCAAGGTAATTATTGGCACCATGCTCATTTCTACACACGTTACGCATATTTTTTAATAACAATGTTATATAATGCATAT atacattggagatgtatcacacaCCCAGAAAGTGTTGCCGCCAAGGAGACTGCAGAGTTGCATATGTCGGCGATTGAGATGGAGGACGAGGTGACCAACAAGTGCATGTGGGTCGATCCAGAACCGCAAGAGCCttcggcgagcctggacttcatcagcagcctcccccaCAAGATGTTGCtcgtcatcatctccctcctccccaGCAAATTTGGGGTGCGGACAACCGTCCTCTCCCGGTGa